In Streptomyces sp. NBC_01231, the sequence CCCAAGAACAACTTCTCGGCCAGGCCGATACCCAAGGCCGACAACGGAGCAGGCGGCCGACTGATCGCCGACTTCTACCGCCTCAACCGCATCATCGACGGCTCCAACGACGGCTTCACCATCAAGGTTTCCTAGAAGAACACGGTGGGCGGGCAGCCGACAGCCCTCCCTGCCCGCCCACCACTCACGCCGGCCAGAACTGCACCAGGAACTGCTCCACCCCCGCCGGCACTCCCTGCTGCGCAAGCTCCCGAACCCGCTCCTGCCCCAGCACGTAGGCCCGCACCCGCCACAACGTATCCACCGCCCCCAGATCCACCACCGGATCGCTCGGCCCGCCATACGACCACAGCGCCACCTCCCCGGACCGGCAAAACCACTCCACCTCCGCGCTCGACTCCCAGGCGCGCTCGTCCTTCGGCGGAGCCTGATCCCACACTTCGGCGGTGAAGACGGCATGGTGCGTGTGACCACCGCTCCGGAAACACAGACGTCCGTCACCAGACGTCAGGAGTTCCACCGCGGCCTCGGGACTCTCGCCCGGCTCCTCCTCGTACGCGTCTTCCGCCCACAGAGCGTAAAACTCGATATACACCTCAAGTTCTTGACGCCTCACCATGGGCATAGCGAATTCCCTTCCCCCGGCCAACCGTCAACAGCGCACCCGACACTATCGGGACCAGTACTTGTCCCATAACTGCTGGTCACCGATGAGATGACCTTGGCGTAAATGGTGTGATCACGGCGGTTGCATGCCTGCGCAGCAGACCCCGGGGGCCAGCATCGGCCATCATCAAGGCCCGCCTGAGCCCGTCGAACAGCGTCCAGTCGGCGCCATAGCGAGGCGCTCGCGCGGAGTGAAGGCAGCCAGAACAACGACCAGTCGGAACCCGGCAGGCTCAGGCGCAGGCGGGACGGATGCCGTGCACATACGCCCTCCTTGGTACCGGTCCGCAGCAGGGCCCTCCGTTCCATGGAGCACAACACCGAACGGCTGTGCTCGTCGCAGAGTTGCCCTTGCTGCTGGCCGCAGTAGCGAGGCGGGTGCGGCGCCGTTTCCCGCCTGCCTCCGGCGGTGGGGACGCGGTGACTGTTACTCACTTTCGGGTGACAGCTTGCACCGGAGCGGGGTGGCGTGGTGTGGCGACCGCGGGACTTCAGCCGACTCCTGCAAGGGCCAGGACCTGGCGCGCCGTCAACATCGTGCGTCGAGAGTGTAAATGGGGCATGCAGCTGAGAGTCATGGAAATATGGGCAACAAGTAACACAGCCCCAGTTTTCATCCCAGCTCACGCACCAGGTGGACAGAGTGTGTGTGCGGCCAGTCCAGCCGCCACCCGCACACCGCACCTGCGCCTCACGGCGGCCGCGAAGGCCACCTGGGGGAGGGGCGCCTGCACCATCAGGGGGATTCCTTGTCCGCTTCCGCTTCTGCCACCGCCCGTCGTCTCGCCGCTGCCGCGCTCGCGGCCGGCGCTCTGGTCTCGGTGGCGGCGCTGCCGGCGTCCGCGGCCGACCACGCCCGCCCCCACCACCCGAAGGTGGAGATCTCTGCCGTCCAGTACGACTCCCCGGGACGCGATGACCGCTCCAACCGCTCGCTGAACAAGGAATGGGTGGAACTGACCAACACCACCCGCCACGCGGTCAACCTCGACGGCTGGACCCTGAAGGACGACTCCGGCTACACGTACACCTTCGACCACTACCGCCTGGCCGGCCGTGCGAGTGTCCGCGTCCACACCGGTGAAGGCCGTGACACCCGCACCGACCTGTTCCAGGACCGCCGCGCCTACGTGTGGAACAACGACCACGACACCGCGACCCTGCGCAACGACCACGGCCGCTTCGTCGACGAGTCGTCCTGGGGCCGCGAGCGCCACCACCGCGGCACCATGCGCCGCTGACCCTGCACACCACGCGGGCGGTTGAGCACGTCGCCCGCCACACGCACATACGGCGGCGCGCCAGCCCGGAACGGCCTGGCGCGCCGCTGGCGTGAGGCATGACGCTCGATTCATCGAATGGACCGCTGCACCCGCAACCCAACCTCCAGCTGGAGCGCACCCGCCAGATCGTTTACCCTCGCGCCGGACCGCCGACGCGCTGGCCGCCTGCGGACGCTGCCTGACGGACCCCCCCACCTCGCGCACTGTGACTCCGGGCATGCTTCACCTCCGTCCCATCGGGCAGCGCCTCTACGCGGGCTCTGGGGACTGTTGTGGTGCACACGGCGATGGCCCTTTGCGTCCGGTGCGCGTCGTGCGAGGATGCGCCGCGCTCTCGTGCGCACCGGCGCGGGAAGCCGCCGGATACACCTCGGGCGGCTTCCCGCATGCCCGGACGGCCTTGAGCACGGCTCGCTGCCTGGACAGGCATTTTTTGGTGCGATGTCATCCGCAGTCGTTGCGGTTGATCTTCAGCGAGCGGGTGGTGTCGTTGAGGTTGTAGCCGCGCAGGTCGTGGATGGAGCCGCCGCTTTGGGTGACGCAGACCCAGCGGCCGGAGTAGTTGCGTTTTTCGTAGACGCGGGCGGTGCGGCCGGAGTTGTTGCGGATGGAGCTGCCGCGGTCGCGGATGGCGGAGGGCAGGTCCTTGACGCTGCCGTCGACGGCCCGTTTCACCCAGGGCTGGCCATCGAAGTTGATCTCGGGGTAGATGCAGACGTAACCGTCGGGGCAGTCGATGCCGGCCGCCTGCCCGGCTGCGGAGCCGGAGGCAGCGTCAGCGGTAGGAGCGGTGATCAGCAGCGGAACGAGGGCGACGGCTGCAGCCAGGACCATACGCGTTCGAGTCGTCATCACGAGCACACACATAGCAGCGCCAGCCACCGACACGCCCTAGGGTGGACGGCCGGTCACTCTTCCGGTACCCCCGTATCCCCCGTACGGCCGATCGCGGATGTCTGTCCGGCAAGCGGTCGCATCCGTCCCGGGCGCCGGGCGGGCGCCGCCCGCCCCTGAGGGGCACCGACGACGGCAAGTGGACCTGGCCGCCGCTGCACGACACCACCGTCTTCCCCCTCGCAGCGAGCCTGCCGGGTGGTCCACCGTGGAACGCTTCCTCACCACGCTCGTGACGGGGGCTCGCCCGCCTCCTCTCGGTCTGCCCCTCGGACGGCTGCTGCGGAGGCTGGGGGAGTGGGCGGGTCTTAGGGTGGAGATGCTCGGGGCTGGCTGCGGAGGTTTTCCATGCCCCGAACCATTTGGTCCGGTGCCATCTCGTTTGGCCTGGTCACCGTGCCTATCCACGTGCAGTCCGCGACCGAGGATCATTCGATCCGCTTCCACCAGTACCACCTGGAGGACATGGGCCGAGTGCGTACGCGCAAGGTGTGCGAGGTGGAGGACCGGGAGGTTGCCCAGTCGGAGATCGGCAAGGGCTACGAGCTGACCAAGACGCAGGTCATCCCGATCTCGGACGCGGAGCTGCGGGAGCTGCCGCTGCCGACCGCGAAGGCGATCGAGATCGAGGCGTTCGTGCCGCTCGGCAGTATCGACCCGATCCAGATCGGCGAGGGCTACTACCTCGCGCCGGACGGGCAAGTCGCGGCGAAGCCGTACAAGCTGCTGGTGCAGGCGCTGGGCAGGTCGTCGAAGGTGGCGGTCGCGAAGTACGCGTGGAGCGGCAGGGAGAGGCTGGGGCTTTTGCGGGTGCGGGACAACGTCATTGTGCTGCATGCGATGCACTGGCCGGATGAGATCCGCGACCCTGCCGAGCTGCTGCCGCCGCCGACGGAGGTCTCCGAGGAGGAGATCGAGGGCGCGCTGGCGCTGATGGAGTCGATGACCCGCGAGGACCTCGAGGGGCCGGAGTTCGAGGACGCTTACACGGACGCCATGGCGAAGATCATCGAGGCGAAGCGGGAGGACCGCGAGCTTCCCGAGGTGCCGGAGCCCGAGAAGCCGGGCGAGGTCCTCGATCTGATGGCCGCGCTGACGGAGTCCGTGAACAAGGCCAAGGCTTCCCGCGGCGAGGACACCAAGGCGGCGGTGCACGAGCTGCCGAAGAAGGCCACGGCCAAGAAGGCGACGGCGAAGAAACAGCCGGCCAAGAAGGCCGCCGCAAAGAAAACCACGAAGAAGACGTCAGGTCACCGACCGCGCAGCGCCTGACCACTGGAGCGAAACGCTGGCATTTGTCGGCAGACCTACGCGTCGGGTTCCTGGCGCAGGTCCAGGAAGAACCGCAGCCGCACGCCGGGCTCGCCTGGTTCCCGGGTCGTACGCTCCGCCGGCGCGATGGCGCACCGCGCGGCGAGCAGTTCCTGGACCGCGAAGGCGGTCTCGTCATCCGCGGCCGCGACTTCCACCACGGCCAGGCCCGGCACGGCGACGTGGGCGTCGTTGATCTGTTTCATGCCTGGCACGACGTGCCGACGCCCCGGGATGTTCCTCCGTCCGGACGTCTTCACCCGACCGGGGACGTGGCTAGGTGCGGGTGCTGACGTAGCGCACGGCCGTCCCCCACTGCTCCAGCACTGGGGCCATGCACCACTGACACAGGGGACTGCCGCCGCTGCCGTACTTGTGGGTCTTGCGCTGGCACCTGGCACACAGGCCAACCCGGTCACCGGGGCAGGTCAGCGCGGACGGGTCCGGCTCGGAGACCGGGGGCGCGGGCATCGACATCTCTGATCCTGTTCTGGTGACGACCACGAGTCACCTCACGCGCAGGATATCCGGTGAATGACACGAGTGTTCGAGTCACGCCCGGGCGTGATCCGGCATACGGAACCGATGGCGTCGTGCTGCTCGGCAGCCGCCGAACAGAGGGACGTCGTCGGTGGGCGCGGTACCAGCGGGCCCAACCATGACCTGGGTGCCCCCGACCATGGGCCCGACCACACTAGGTCAGCACGCTGCCGCACCTCGCCGATGTCCCCTGACATTGAACCTTGACCGTTTGCCCACTGAAGGTTGACCGCTTTCCGGCTCGTGTCAGTAGCTGGATCGAAGCTGACGTTGAGGCAATATCCCGTCGCTTGGAGTGGGCCTTCCTCAGCACGGCGTGTGTGTGCTGTCATCACTGAGGGCGGGGTGGGTGACGCCGAGGTGCCGGGCCACCGGGACGCCGGTCAGGCCGTAGAGGGCAACGGTCGCGATAATGACCAGGAAGGTGACCGGAAGGATCTTGGACGCGCCGCCGATGTGATGGTCAACCAGTTGGGCCGAGAAGGTCGACGCGGTGGCCGCGGCGACGATACCGCGCGGTGCCATCCAGCTGATGAACAGGCGCTCCCCCCGGGTCATCCCGGTCCCGATGGTGGCGGCGAAGGCCACCAGCGGGCGAATCACCAACACCAGGACGGCGACCAGGCCGAGGGTGGGCAGCACGAGATCATCCAGTGACTCGGGGGTGACGGTGGCCGAGATGGACACGAACAGGACCCCGATGAACAGTTGCACCAAGGTCTCGGACACCGGCCGCCGGTTCGGCAGGTCGAAGCCGCGCAGGTTGGCGACCGCAAGACCCATGAGGATGGCGGCGGTGAGCCCTGAGTCGTCCCGGAAGATGTCGCAGACGGCCGCGACAGCCACCACGCACGCCAGCTGGCAGAGGTTGCGGAGCACGTCGTCCAGCTCGAGCTTGCACAAGCAGAACCACAGCACCGCGACGCCGGCCAGTGCGCCGGCCAGGCCGATGCCGATGGAAAGGAAGAACTGCCCCAGCACGTGGCCCACTCCATGGCGGGTGCTCGTCATCACCTCGGCGAACACCACCGCGCCCAGGATGCCGCCGACCGGGTCGATCAGCGAGCCTTCCCAGGACAGGATCCGCTGGACGTTTTCGGTCGGCCGGATGAAGGTCAGCAGCGGGCCCACCACCGTGGGCCCGGACACCACCAGGATCGCGCCGGTCATCACCGCGGCCTTGGCCGACATGTCCAGCAGTGGGCCGGCGGTCACGGCGGTGAGTGCGAACGTGACTGGCACCCCCCAGATCACCAGGCGCGGCGCCACGCGACGGGCACGCCCACGCAACTTGCCCCACTGCAGGCCCAGTCCGGAGTCGTAGAGGATCAGCGCCACCGCCAGTGAGACCAGCGGCTGGAACGCCGCGCCCAGCAGCCGCTCGGGATCGACGTCGTTCGTGAGCGCGCCAGCGGTGAACCCGGCCGGGAGCAGGACGATCAGCGCCGGGATACTCAGCAGGCTCGCCAGCACCTGCGAGCCCACGGCAAGCACCAGGATCAGGCCCACACCGAACAGGATCCGATCGGTACTCAACGCACGCGCCCCGTTCTCCCGCACCAACGGCGGCCCGTCTCGGCAGGCCACGGGCCCTGGACGCGCCCGCCGCTCATCACTTACAGCACGCCCGGTCCGCCTCAAAGCCGACCAGCAGAGCACTCACCCAGGACGGCTGTCACGTCACCCATACGGCCCTGCCCCGAGTCGCCGGACAGCCAGCGCCGCTGCCTCGATCGTCGGCAGAACCCGGTGGTCAACCTTCAGTGGCAAATGGTCGAGGTTCAGTGTCAGGGGACAGCCGACCTGGCCAGTAGAAGTGCCTGCCATCTCGTCACTATTATCGAACGCATGCTCGAAAAACCGGCTCCGCGCGTGACCGTCACCCTTCCCGGGGGTCGTGTCGTCCACGGCCGTCTCCACGCCCGCCGGCAGGACACCGACGGCCGCTGGTGGTACGAGGTCTCGCTGTCCATGCCCGCCGCAGCCGTCCATCCCCAGGACGGCGAGGACTACAGTCACGTCCCCACCGAACGCGCCGCCGGGACGCAGTGGGTGCTCCAAGCCCTCCGTCACGACACCCCAGAGCAGCGCGCCCTGATCCTCCACCGGGCCGGATGCTGGGCCGCCGAAGGACACCTCACACCCGCCGACGACACGCAGGCCCGCATTTTCCTCCGCGAGGTGTGGGCCACAGCATGCGACGCCTGCCACCCGGCACCGCAGGAGCCAGGGTAGGGATCAGGGCACGGCAGATGCGGGTCCTGTCTCCACCTGACCTGCTGTGGTCGGGGCCGGTTGCGCCGGATGTTGCGCCAGGACGTTGCGGCGGATGTTGCGTTGGGTGTTGCGGTAGGTGTTGCGCGAGCCTTCACGGCGCCCTGGAGTCTGCCCAGGTCACCACCGGCGTACGGCGTGGTCGGGCCGCTGACATCCCCGTTGCGCCCTCTTCGCCCATGTCCTGGCTGGAGTTGAGGGGTGTGGGAGGGCGGGATGGGCGGCGCGGACGCTGCCGGGGATCGGGGCGCGCTCGCTGGTGTTGCGCGCCGGGCGGGGCCGCCGCGCCGGGGCCGCCGCGCCGGGGCCGCCCGGCGGTGCGGCGGCTGAAGGCGGGCGGGTCCTGCGCCTCGTCCTGGACGACGTCCTGGACGTGGTCGTGCGGGCGGCGGCCGACCGGGAGAAGGAAGCGGTCGGCGGCTAGCTGGAGGCGTCGGCCATCTGCTCGTGGTGGTGCTTGAGCGCGGTACGGGCCGCGAGGACGTCGGAGGCGGCGAACTCGCTCCAGTACGCGTGCGTGACGATCGTTGCGGCGAGTTCGAGCTCCTGCTTCCGTAGCCGGGCGATCTCCGTCGTGTCCTGGGGGTCCCAGCCGACGGAGGCGGGGCGGGATGAGGGCCGCCAGGCGTTCTCGTGGGTCTCCCAGGCGTCCAGTGGTTCGGCCGACCACGGCACCTGCTGGTAGAGGGTCTGCAGTTCAGCGCGGACCTGGCGGAGTTCGTCCTGCGCGTCGGTCAGGTCCTGGGGGAAGTCGTACGAGGCTGCCACGGGGTAAAGGTACTGTTGTTCGAACCGCGGTTCTGTCTGCCGCGCGGCAGCATCTCCTGCGCCAACTCTTGCGTCTTCTCCTGCGGCATCCTTTTGCGGCTTCTCTTGCGCGAGCCTCGCCGACGCCGCCGCGTCCGTGCAGGTCACCCCCACGTGCGGGCGGGGTTGGGCCTCTGACATCCCCGTGAAGGGGGGCAATATCTGGTCCGGTATGACCATTGCACCCACACGGGCGGCGCACTGGGCAAACAGCTGATGGCGCCCCGTCGTGGGGCGCTATCAACAGTTCATGCTCAAAGCCGTGCTGCGCGGCCTGGCCGCCGCCTCCCTCACTGTCCTGCCCCTCACCGTCTCAGCGCCCGCCCACGCGGCACAGACGCTTCCCCTGGCCGAAGCCGTCGCCAACCTGCCTATGGGGACGGAGTCCCGGGATGGCTACGAGCGGGACGCCTTCCGCCACTGGAACGCCGGCGCCAATTTGTCCGACGGCTGCAGCACACGCGCCGAGGTTCTGATCTCCGAGGCCGTCGAACCCCCTGCGGTCGGACCCAACTGCCGTCTGACGGGTGGGAGCTGGTGGTCGTACTACGACCAGGTGTGGGTGACGTCAGCCTCCGGCCTGGACATCGACCACATGGTTCCCCTGGCGGAAAGCTGGGACAGCGGTGCGTCCGCGTGGACGGCGCAGCGCCGCGAGGCGTATGCCAACGACCAGGGCGCGGCCGCCAGCCTGGTGGCTGTCACCGCGCGCTCGAACCGGTCCAAGGCGGACCAGGATCCCGCCCAGTGGCTGCCGCCTGCCGTCGGCGTGCACTGCCGGTACGCCGCCGAGTGGGTCGCAACGAAGCTCCGCTGGAGCCTCACAGCTGATGAGGCCGAGGTGGCCGCCCTGCGCGAGGTGGCGGCCGGCTGCCCGGACCAGAGCGTGACGTACGAGCCAGTCGCATAACCGGCCTGCTCAACCCGCCACGGCGAGCTCCTGGGCCGTGCGGGTGAGCCCAGCCGCCTAGGTCCCCCGGGCGTGCGGGGGCGGGTAGAACGCGGGGGATTGTTCCGTCGTGATGAAGGGTGGTCATGGTGAGCCGAGGCTTGATCGTCGTGGACGTGCAGAACGACTTCTGTGAGGGAGGCAGTATTCCCGTGACGGGTGGCGCGCGGATCGCGACCAAGATCGCCGACCTGGTGGAGCAGGCCGCGGGCCGTGAGTACCAGTACGTCGTTGCCACCCGTGACCATCACATCGACCCGGGAGGTCACTTCTCCCAGACCCCGGACTTCAAGGACAGTTTCCCCGTCCACTGCGTGGCAGGAGGCGAAGGCAGCGAGTTCCATCCCCACTTCGCGCCCGCTGTCACCGGTGGAAAGGTCGATGCCGTCTTCTACAAGGGCGCCCACAGTGCCTCCAAGAGCGGCTTCGAAGGAGCCGACGAAGCGGGAACCCCCCTCGCGGACTGGCTGCGTGCCCGCGGGGTCAAGAAGGTTGATGTGGTGGGCATCGCCACGGACCACTGCGTGCGTGCGACCGCGCTGGACGCCGTGAAGGCCGGCTTCCGCGCACGGGTACGCCTGGACTACTCGGTCGGGGTCGCCCCGGACACGACGGCGGCCGCCGTGAACGACTTTCGCCAGGCCGGGATCGCGGTATCCGGCAAGGCACCGGCACCGGAACAGTCCTGACAGCGGGCGACGTCGTCCAGGACCACCAGCCACCGGCAGGCCCCACAGGGCCTGCCGCCGTGGTCGGGCCGCTGACATCCCCGTTGCGGCCGCTTTTGCCCATGTCCCTGGCTGGAGTTGAGGATGAGGGAGGGAGGGTGGGATGGGCGGCGCGGACGCAGCCGGGTGCCGCCGCGCCGGGCCGCCGCGGTGAGGCGACGACCAGGAGACGTCAGGGGCGGAGTTGGCGATGTGGTCGAAGCCGGTTCCCCCTCCGCGCGGATGCGCTGCTGCCTCGGCGACCCCGTCACCTCCTGACCTGGTCCACGTCCGGTGGCTGCTCGGTTCGGTGGGACGGGGACGCCTCGATCGGGGGAGCGTCAGTTTGAGGGGGGACGTCAGCGGTGTGGGGCGCGATGACATGCGGCTGCGGTCTTCTGTTGAGGCTGTTTCGGGTGCGGAAGTGGAAGGAGAGGAGGGCGACGAGGGCGGCGGCGGCGAACCATGCGGCCTGGATGGCCAGGTATTTCGGCAAGGGGGTGGAGGAGAATCCGGCGCCGGTGGCGGCCTGCATGGCTCCGTAGGAGGGCAGGTAGCGCACGATGGCGCTGTCGGAGCTGGCGCTGTAGAGCGGGTTTTGGAGGGCGAGGTCGATGACGCTGGTCATCACGATGGCGAACATGCCCTCCACTTCGCGGCGTAGCAGGGAGCCGAAGGCGACGCCCAGGGCGCCGTAGGTGATGCCGGCGCTGAACAGGGCCGCTGCGAGCAGGGCGGGCTGTTCGGGCCGCCAGAAGGCACAGGTGAGCGCTGTTGCGTAGAGGGCCACGGTTGCGGAGGCCAGGGTGAGGGCGGTGAGTTTGGCGAGGATGAGATGGGTGCGGGGGTAGCCGGCCAGGGCTAGCCGGCGGTCGAAGTGGCCGCCTGCGAAGGAGGCCGCGAACATCATGAAGCCGATGATCAGCGTGACGGCGTTGAGAGCGCCGGTGATCTCGGTGAGCTGGTTGCCGGCGGGGGTGAGGACGTCGCCGGTGGCACGCAGTTTGAAGCGGGTGCGGGTGGCGGGGACGGACCAGAACGCCAGGGCGGTCCACACCGGGATGAACAGGGCCATGAGCACCATGGCGAAACGGTTGCGTAGGTGCTCGACAAGCGCGTAGCGGGCCGCGGTCACCAGGAACGTGCGATGCCGGCGTACGGGAGGGCGGAGTGTCATGCGGCGCGCTCCGTGGTCTGCTCCTGCAGAAAGCCGCCGTCCAGGCGCCACAGCACGTCGAGGCGTGCGGCGTCGTAGGCGAGATGGGAGACGACGAGGACCGAGCGGCCGTCGTCGCGCAGCCAGGTGGCCAGGTCCCAGAACCGCTGGTAGGTCTCCCAGTCGAAGCCCTGGTAGGGCTCGTCCAGCAGCAGGATGCGCGGGTCGTGCATGAGGGCGAGGGTGAGGTTCAGTTTCTGCTTCGTGCCGCCGCTGAGGACTCCGGCTCTCTCGTCGGCGTAATCGCTGAACTGGAGCGCCTCCATGACCTCTTCGGCTCGCACCAGGTCGGTCAGTCCGTAGGCGACCTTGAAGTAGTCCAGGTGCTGGCGGACGGTGAGTGCGTCGTTGAGGACGGCGGCCTGCGGGCAGTACCCGAATCCGCCGTGGTGGAGCACCGAGCCTCGGTCGGGTGCCAACTCGCCGGAGAGGATTTTCAACAGGGTCGACTTGCCCGCGCCGTTCTCCCCGACGATCCCGGCCAGGACGCCCCGTTCGAGTCGCAGGTCGACACCGCGCAGCACCTCGCGCCGTCCGTAGGCGTGGTGCACGCCGATTACCTCCATCGAGGGCCTCCTCCCCTTGGCGTTCCCCTCTAACGAGCCAGGAGTGGCGACGGCACGGCGAAACCGTATGGTCGGAATGCCCTTTCATCCGATCTGATGAGCCAGTGGGCAACAGCCGTTCATAGGGGTGACGGGTGCCTACGTTCTTGGGATGACCACCTCTCCCCGTCCCCCGGAGCGGGTTCCCTCGCAGGCGGGCTCCCTGCCAGCTGATGGCTCGGCCACGTTCGGCTCACCGCACCCTTCTGCCGGTGCTGAAGCGTGGTACCTCAATGGCCACCTGCGTGACGAGAACGGCGACGCGTACACGTGGATGATCAGCATGCTGAGGCACCACGACGTGCAGGACCAGAACGCGCCTGCCGGTTACGGCCTGGTGACCACCTGCTCAAGTCCGGCGGGAGTCTCCACCCGTGCCTGGATCTCGCCCGCCATGCACCGCGCGGTCCGCGAGGCGATCGCAGGCGACACCGCCCAGGACCATCGGATCCGCGACGCCCTGGCGCAGGCACTTGCCGAGGGCCCGCTGCTCCCCGACCGGCTGCTGACCGAGCCGGTGGCGGAATCAGCGGAGAACCTGAACATCTCCTTCGGGGACCTGGCCGCGCTGCACCGTGACGAGGACGGCGCCTACTCCCTGGCCTTTAAGGACAAGGAACGCTTCGAGCTGGTCCTCACCCCGCTGAAGGGAGCAGTCCCGCAGTTCGATGCCCGGGGGCGCTACCCGGGGCGGCTGCCAACTGATGCGGACGCGATGACGTCGTACTTCGTGCCACGCCTTCGCGCCCAAGGGACCGTGCACCGCAGCGACGGCAGCCGGCGGCTGCTGGAGGGGCAGGCATGGTTCGAGCAGGACTGGGGCGCGACCTACTACGACGTCCAGCGGAGTCCGGGGACACCGGATCACGCCTGGGAGTGGGCCGGCATCCAGCTGGAGAACGGCTGGGAGATCAGCTGCATCCACACGCGCAACAGCGACCCCGCCACGGGCGCAACCGCGCTGGAATTCACCCGCGCGACGGCGATCGCCCCGGACGGCACCGTCA encodes:
- a CDS encoding lamin tail domain-containing protein, which produces MSASASATARRLAAAALAAGALVSVAALPASAADHARPHHPKVEISAVQYDSPGRDDRSNRSLNKEWVELTNTTRHAVNLDGWTLKDDSGYTYTFDHYRLAGRASVRVHTGEGRDTRTDLFQDRRAYVWNNDHDTATLRNDHGRFVDESSWGRERHHRGTMRR
- a CDS encoding peptidase inhibitor family I36 protein, which encodes MVLAAAVALVPLLITAPTADAASGSAAGQAAGIDCPDGYVCIYPEINFDGQPWVKRAVDGSVKDLPSAIRDRGSSIRNNSGRTARVYEKRNYSGRWVCVTQSGGSIHDLRGYNLNDTTRSLKINRNDCG
- a CDS encoding Ku protein — encoded protein: MPRTIWSGAISFGLVTVPIHVQSATEDHSIRFHQYHLEDMGRVRTRKVCEVEDREVAQSEIGKGYELTKTQVIPISDAELRELPLPTAKAIEIEAFVPLGSIDPIQIGEGYYLAPDGQVAAKPYKLLVQALGRSSKVAVAKYAWSGRERLGLLRVRDNVIVLHAMHWPDEIRDPAELLPPPTEVSEEEIEGALALMESMTREDLEGPEFEDAYTDAMAKIIEAKREDRELPEVPEPEKPGEVLDLMAALTESVNKAKASRGEDTKAAVHELPKKATAKKATAKKQPAKKAAAKKTTKKTSGHRPRSA
- a CDS encoding DUF6207 family protein, whose amino-acid sequence is MKQINDAHVAVPGLAVVEVAAADDETAFAVQELLAARCAIAPAERTTREPGEPGVRLRFFLDLRQEPDA
- a CDS encoding DUF6233 domain-containing protein, translating into MLEKPAPRVTVTLPGGRVVHGRLHARRQDTDGRWWYEVSLSMPAAAVHPQDGEDYSHVPTERAAGTQWVLQALRHDTPEQRALILHRAGCWAAEGHLTPADDTQARIFLREVWATACDACHPAPQEPG
- a CDS encoding HNH endonuclease family protein — its product is MLKAVLRGLAAASLTVLPLTVSAPAHAAQTLPLAEAVANLPMGTESRDGYERDAFRHWNAGANLSDGCSTRAEVLISEAVEPPAVGPNCRLTGGSWWSYYDQVWVTSASGLDIDHMVPLAESWDSGASAWTAQRREAYANDQGAAASLVAVTARSNRSKADQDPAQWLPPAVGVHCRYAAEWVATKLRWSLTADEAEVAALREVAAGCPDQSVTYEPVA
- a CDS encoding isochorismatase family protein; amino-acid sequence: MVSRGLIVVDVQNDFCEGGSIPVTGGARIATKIADLVEQAAGREYQYVVATRDHHIDPGGHFSQTPDFKDSFPVHCVAGGEGSEFHPHFAPAVTGGKVDAVFYKGAHSASKSGFEGADEAGTPLADWLRARGVKKVDVVGIATDHCVRATALDAVKAGFRARVRLDYSVGVAPDTTAAAVNDFRQAGIAVSGKAPAPEQS
- a CDS encoding ABC transporter permease: MTLRPPVRRHRTFLVTAARYALVEHLRNRFAMVLMALFIPVWTALAFWSVPATRTRFKLRATGDVLTPAGNQLTEITGALNAVTLIIGFMMFAASFAGGHFDRRLALAGYPRTHLILAKLTALTLASATVALYATALTCAFWRPEQPALLAAALFSAGITYGALGVAFGSLLRREVEGMFAIVMTSVIDLALQNPLYSASSDSAIVRYLPSYGAMQAATGAGFSSTPLPKYLAIQAAWFAAAALVALLSFHFRTRNSLNRRPQPHVIAPHTADVPPQTDAPPIEASPSHRTEQPPDVDQVRR
- a CDS encoding ABC transporter ATP-binding protein, whose amino-acid sequence is MEVIGVHHAYGRREVLRGVDLRLERGVLAGIVGENGAGKSTLLKILSGELAPDRGSVLHHGGFGYCPQAAVLNDALTVRQHLDYFKVAYGLTDLVRAEEVMEALQFSDYADERAGVLSGGTKQKLNLTLALMHDPRILLLDEPYQGFDWETYQRFWDLATWLRDDGRSVLVVSHLAYDAARLDVLWRLDGGFLQEQTTERAA